Proteins found in one Synergistes jonesii genomic segment:
- a CDS encoding two-component regulator propeller domain-containing protein, which translates to MFLSRYRQTLLNLESGMGANNAVDICQTEDGYIWIASYSGLLRYDGTSFTRFSDGTNGYTAQSARRLFIDRSGRLWIGTNDNGLFVMEGSRFRRMTDSAHGAFNSVRAIAQDQKGDIYVGTSGGIAVVVNGGLERVALGGHDSESILDIACGAGGCVWAATRGGDILILRGGRLKKVITPNELGGYKARCLFYRSPGRMLAGLSSGNILSIRDEDDLTDAKFIATPKFENVNSLYEDAEGRLWVCSDSGIAFFDKNMRFNRVSGALLSDSVENIFQDYEGQFWLGSSRHGLLYLSKKIFMDVGFALLMPRSVVNAVLPVDEKLYIGTDDGLFIADPNYKLEENLLTAALRGKRVRNIMRDSNGNIWISTNSELGLVCLKKSGGTVRLGKYAGMPSENVRLTVELKNGDIAAGTNGGAAIIRGGNVVRSYGAKEGLANRMVLSICEDARNNIYLGTDGGGIFVIENDVIKRNITKGNGLDSNVILRMLYDDENGGVWVSTGNRIYFLTKEGWVHSINTPVPISSGVYDIKYCTHGKIMLISDSGIHITDRAELLSGGATKWKSFVRRDGLSGSVTPNSWNNFDSRGRFYLCCTEGLYSINPDAVRISNAPPKVAVNKITVDGKAYENPKTLRLPSSAKRLTIDLAVLSYANPDYDVGEYMLKGFDENSSTAGRQELRNVSYTNLPGGKYTFVFTAKNADGLECDKPVKVAISKQKTLSEEPLAILYLLLLGLFLFFLLMQRFSRGRWRALRRRYDELHGATAQAFTAIAGAVDAKDRYARGHSSRVAEYAAALGRALGLSEEALDKLYYAALLHDVGKMGIPDSILNKPGKLTPEEYNVMKSHAERGGIILRDVTLIDEIKSGAAFHHERYDGKGYGRGLKGEEIPYVARIICVADALDAMATKHAYRDAQDLPHIISEIESNAGSQFDPAIAAVAARLLKSGELTLFSDSYSGEPSPGAV; encoded by the coding sequence TTGTTCCTTTCCAGATACAGGCAGACTCTGCTGAATTTAGAGAGCGGTATGGGCGCGAACAACGCGGTCGACATATGCCAGACGGAGGACGGCTATATCTGGATAGCTTCGTACAGCGGACTGCTGCGATACGACGGCACGAGTTTCACACGCTTCAGCGACGGCACGAACGGCTATACTGCACAGAGCGCGAGGAGGCTCTTCATAGACAGATCGGGCAGGCTGTGGATCGGTACGAACGACAATGGGCTCTTCGTCATGGAAGGGAGCAGATTCCGTAGAATGACGGACTCCGCTCACGGCGCTTTCAACTCGGTGCGCGCGATCGCACAGGACCAAAAGGGCGATATCTACGTCGGGACCTCCGGCGGCATAGCCGTGGTCGTAAACGGCGGCCTCGAACGCGTCGCCCTCGGCGGGCACGACTCCGAATCGATTCTCGACATAGCCTGCGGCGCCGGGGGCTGCGTATGGGCGGCGACGCGCGGCGGCGACATACTGATACTTCGAGGCGGCAGGCTGAAAAAGGTCATCACGCCGAACGAGCTGGGCGGCTATAAGGCGCGCTGCCTTTTCTACCGCTCCCCGGGAAGGATGCTGGCAGGACTCTCCAGCGGCAACATCCTATCGATAAGGGATGAGGACGATCTCACCGATGCAAAATTCATCGCGACCCCGAAGTTCGAAAACGTCAACAGCCTCTACGAAGACGCCGAAGGCCGGCTGTGGGTCTGTTCCGACAGCGGCATCGCGTTCTTCGATAAAAATATGAGATTCAACCGCGTCAGCGGCGCTCTGTTGAGCGACTCGGTGGAAAATATTTTCCAGGATTACGAAGGACAGTTCTGGCTGGGGTCGTCGCGGCACGGGTTGCTCTATCTTTCGAAGAAAATTTTTATGGACGTAGGTTTCGCGCTGCTCATGCCGCGCAGCGTGGTCAACGCGGTGCTTCCCGTCGATGAAAAACTCTACATCGGCACCGACGACGGCCTCTTCATAGCCGACCCGAATTATAAGCTTGAAGAAAACCTTTTGACGGCCGCCCTCCGCGGAAAGCGCGTCAGAAACATCATGCGCGATTCCAACGGCAATATCTGGATAAGCACGAATTCGGAGCTCGGGCTCGTATGCCTTAAGAAAAGCGGCGGCACCGTCCGCCTCGGCAAGTACGCCGGCATGCCGAGCGAGAACGTGCGACTCACCGTGGAGCTGAAGAACGGAGACATCGCGGCCGGCACGAACGGCGGCGCCGCTATCATTCGCGGAGGGAATGTCGTGCGCAGCTACGGGGCGAAAGAGGGGCTCGCAAATCGGATGGTGCTGTCGATATGCGAGGACGCGAGGAACAATATCTACCTCGGCACGGACGGCGGAGGCATCTTCGTCATCGAGAACGACGTTATAAAGAGGAACATAACGAAGGGGAACGGCCTCGATTCGAACGTCATACTGCGAATGCTCTACGACGACGAAAACGGGGGCGTGTGGGTCAGCACCGGCAACAGAATCTACTTCCTCACGAAAGAGGGCTGGGTGCACAGCATCAACACGCCCGTGCCGATATCGAGCGGCGTGTACGATATAAAGTACTGCACCCACGGCAAGATAATGCTTATTTCCGACAGCGGCATCCACATCACAGACCGCGCCGAGCTGCTCAGCGGCGGCGCGACGAAGTGGAAATCCTTCGTCCGGCGCGACGGGCTCTCCGGCTCTGTAACGCCGAATTCGTGGAACAACTTCGACTCTCGCGGAAGATTTTACCTCTGCTGCACCGAAGGGCTTTATTCGATAAATCCCGACGCGGTCAGGATAAGCAACGCGCCTCCGAAGGTCGCGGTCAACAAGATAACGGTAGACGGCAAGGCCTATGAAAATCCGAAAACGCTCAGGCTCCCGAGCTCCGCGAAGAGGCTGACGATAGACCTGGCCGTGCTCAGCTACGCGAACCCGGATTACGACGTCGGAGAGTACATGCTCAAGGGCTTCGACGAAAATTCCAGCACGGCGGGAAGGCAAGAGCTGCGCAACGTCAGCTACACGAACCTCCCCGGCGGCAAATACACCTTCGTCTTCACCGCGAAGAACGCCGACGGCCTCGAATGCGACAAGCCCGTCAAGGTGGCGATCAGCAAACAGAAGACCCTATCCGAGGAGCCGCTCGCCATCCTCTACCTCCTTCTCCTGGGGCTCTTCCTCTTCTTCCTGCTCATGCAGCGCTTCTCCCGCGGGCGCTGGCGCGCGCTCAGGAGGCGCTACGACGAACTGCACGGCGCCACGGCCCAGGCCTTCACCGCCATAGCGGGCGCGGTAGACGCGAAAGACAGATATGCGCGCGGACACTCTTCGCGCGTCGCGGAGTATGCGGCCGCGCTCGGCAGGGCGCTCGGCCTCTCGGAGGAAGCCCTCGACAAGCTTTATTATGCGGCGCTGCTTCACGACGTAGGCAAGATGGGAATCCCGGACAGCATTTTGAACAAGCCGGGCAAACTTACGCCCGAAGAGTATAATGTGATGAAGTCGCATGCCGAAAGGGGCGGGATTATTTTGCGCGACGTCACTCTAATAGACGAAATCAAAAGCGGCGCGGCCTTTCATCACGAACGCTACGACGGCAAAGGCTACGGGCGCGGGCTAAAGGGAGAGGAGATTCCTTACGTGGCGCGCATCATATGCGTGGCGGACGCGCTCGACGCGATGGCTACGAAGCACGCCTACAGGGACGCTCAAGACCTTCCACACATTATATCCGAGATAGAAAGCAACGCCGGCTCCCAGTTCGACCCGGCGATAGCGGCCGTCGCGGCGAGACTGCTGAAGAGCGGAGAGCTGACGCTCTTCAGTGACTCCTATTCCGGCGAGCCCTCGCCCGGCGCCGTATAG
- the secE gene encoding preprotein translocase subunit SecE has translation MDKVLDYIRESRAELRKVTWPTKQQLWYSTVIVIVVTAISAAYLGLVDLILTGVFSRIIG, from the coding sequence ATGGATAAAGTCCTCGACTACATCCGAGAGTCAAGAGCCGAACTCAGGAAAGTCACGTGGCCCACAAAGCAGCAGCTGTGGTACTCGACCGTAATAGTCATAGTGGTCACGGCGATTTCGGCGGCTTATCTCGGACTGGTAGATTTGATACTGACCGGAGTCTTTTCGAGGATTATCGGGTAG
- the tuf gene encoding elongation factor Tu, whose protein sequence is MAKEKYVRSKPHLNIGTIGHIDHGKTTLTAAITKTLARHGGADFTPFEMIDKAPEERERGITINISHVEYETEKRHYAHIDCPGHADYIKNMITGAAQMDGAILLVAATDGPMAQTREHVLLARQVNVPALVVFMNKCDMVDDPELLDLVEMEIRDLLNKYEFPGDDIPIIRGSALKALESEEDNEWTEKIMELMKACDDYIPAPEREVNFPFLMPIEDVFTITGRGTVVTGRVEKGIIKPGDEVEIVGIKDTRKTVATSLEMFRKILDDAEAGDNVGILLRGIGKEDVERGQVLAKPGSIHPHTHFKGEVYVLKKEEGGRHTPFFSGYKPQFYFRTTDITGEIKLAEGVEMVMPGDNSTFEVTLIAPIAMQEGLRFAVREGGRTVGAGVVTQIIE, encoded by the coding sequence ATGGCAAAAGAGAAATACGTACGCAGCAAGCCGCATCTGAACATAGGTACGATAGGTCACATAGACCACGGCAAGACGACGCTGACGGCGGCCATCACGAAGACGCTGGCGCGTCATGGAGGGGCGGACTTCACGCCGTTCGAAATGATAGACAAGGCGCCGGAAGAGAGAGAGCGCGGCATAACGATCAACATCTCCCACGTCGAATACGAGACGGAGAAGCGCCACTACGCACACATCGACTGCCCCGGTCACGCGGACTACATCAAAAACATGATAACGGGAGCGGCTCAGATGGACGGAGCGATCCTGCTGGTAGCGGCGACGGACGGTCCGATGGCGCAGACGCGCGAGCACGTACTTTTGGCGCGTCAGGTCAACGTTCCGGCGCTGGTAGTATTCATGAACAAATGCGACATGGTAGACGACCCGGAACTTCTCGACCTTGTTGAGATGGAGATAAGGGACCTATTGAACAAATACGAATTCCCTGGAGACGACATCCCGATAATCCGCGGCAGCGCGCTGAAAGCGTTGGAATCGGAAGAAGACAACGAGTGGACGGAAAAGATAATGGAACTGATGAAGGCGTGCGACGACTACATACCGGCGCCGGAGCGCGAAGTCAACTTCCCCTTCCTGATGCCGATAGAAGACGTCTTCACGATCACTGGTCGCGGCACAGTGGTGACGGGCAGAGTAGAAAAAGGAATAATCAAGCCCGGAGACGAAGTAGAGATAGTAGGAATAAAAGACACGCGCAAGACAGTTGCGACGAGCCTTGAGATGTTCCGTAAAATCCTCGACGACGCGGAAGCGGGAGACAACGTAGGCATCCTTTTGCGCGGCATAGGCAAAGAAGACGTCGAGCGCGGCCAGGTACTTGCGAAGCCGGGAAGCATCCATCCGCACACGCACTTCAAAGGAGAAGTATACGTGCTCAAGAAAGAAGAGGGCGGACGCCATACGCCGTTCTTCAGCGGCTACAAGCCGCAGTTCTACTTCCGCACGACAGACATCACGGGAGAGATCAAACTTGCGGAAGGCGTAGAGATGGTAATGCCTGGAGACAACAGCACATTCGAAGTGACGCTGATAGCGCCGATAGCGATGCAGGAAGGCCTTCGCTTCGCGGTCCGAGAAGGCGGCCGCACGGTGGGAGCCGGCGTCGTCACTCAGATCATCGAATAA
- the cls gene encoding cardiolipin synthase: MNKIGRWLLWAAAAAFLLGLLPTLNGAFSEFFTLTEEGFGVTQSFVQAVESVTAFVRNYMWHMVILYAVAIAFIIFLEGQNPDRTMLWLLVLIFVPVFGVFLYLLLGPDFQGLRNRRLFRAAKKNYEFDRSPFRKGIENQILIGRLLHACCGADLLLKNKIDILINGEETFPAMEAAIAGAEKFIHAEFFIFRDDELGRRFGDALAAAARRGVKVRLLYDAVGSWGLKAKFVKELEAAGVECRSFMPVCLPLFHRQMNFRNHRKIIVIDRKAAFTGGLNVGVEYEGRGPLGFWRDTFVRVEGEAVPALHKIFIDDWCTRAKNDRGRVCEDSGETRGGLPATDDYSALPTLPMQVVESGVDSVWRAIANGYYGMISRAQSRVWVTSPYLVPGPALMNALTTAALSGVDVRVMIPSKRDHFLVFWGSRSNIAPLLRAGARVFTYQKGFIHTKSVVADGRTSSVGTCNMDVRSLEINFETQLFIYDAETARKFELQFEKDMEDCRELRADEWEKRPFYQKLLESFGRLYSAQI, from the coding sequence ATGAACAAAATAGGCAGATGGCTCCTGTGGGCGGCGGCCGCGGCTTTTCTGCTCGGCCTGCTGCCGACGCTCAACGGCGCCTTTTCCGAATTTTTCACACTGACCGAGGAAGGCTTCGGCGTTACGCAGAGCTTCGTCCAGGCGGTGGAGAGCGTTACGGCCTTCGTCAGGAACTATATGTGGCACATGGTCATTTTATACGCCGTGGCCATCGCCTTCATCATATTCCTTGAAGGACAGAATCCGGACAGGACGATGCTGTGGCTTTTAGTGCTGATCTTCGTCCCCGTCTTCGGCGTCTTTCTCTATCTCTTGCTCGGACCGGACTTCCAGGGGCTGCGCAACAGGCGGCTATTCCGCGCGGCTAAGAAAAATTACGAGTTCGACCGTTCGCCTTTCAGAAAAGGAATCGAAAATCAAATCCTCATCGGACGCCTGCTGCACGCCTGCTGCGGCGCCGACCTGCTTCTGAAAAACAAAATCGACATCCTGATAAACGGCGAAGAGACCTTCCCCGCGATGGAAGCGGCGATCGCCGGCGCGGAAAAGTTCATACATGCGGAATTTTTCATATTCCGCGACGACGAGCTCGGCCGCCGCTTCGGAGACGCCCTTGCCGCCGCCGCGCGGCGCGGCGTTAAGGTGCGCCTGCTTTACGACGCGGTCGGAAGCTGGGGGCTCAAGGCGAAATTCGTCAAAGAGCTCGAAGCGGCCGGCGTCGAGTGCCGCTCTTTCATGCCGGTCTGCCTGCCGCTTTTTCACCGCCAGATGAACTTCCGCAACCACAGAAAAATCATCGTGATCGACAGGAAGGCCGCCTTCACCGGCGGGCTGAACGTCGGCGTGGAGTACGAGGGCAGAGGGCCTCTCGGCTTCTGGCGCGACACCTTTGTGCGCGTAGAGGGCGAAGCGGTGCCGGCGCTGCATAAGATATTCATCGACGACTGGTGCACGAGGGCGAAGAACGATCGTGGAAGGGTATGTGAGGACTCCGGCGAGACGAGGGGTGGCCTGCCGGCGACAGACGATTATTCCGCTCTGCCGACCTTGCCGATGCAGGTCGTCGAAAGCGGCGTGGACAGCGTATGGCGTGCGATAGCTAACGGCTACTACGGGATGATCTCGCGCGCGCAGAGCAGGGTCTGGGTGACGTCGCCCTACCTCGTGCCGGGGCCGGCTTTAATGAATGCGCTTACGACGGCCGCGCTCTCCGGCGTGGACGTGCGCGTGATGATTCCTTCGAAGAGGGACCACTTCCTCGTGTTCTGGGGAAGTAGGAGCAACATAGCCCCCCTGCTGCGCGCCGGCGCGCGCGTCTTCACCTATCAGAAGGGCTTCATCCACACGAAATCCGTCGTCGCGGACGGGCGCACTTCCTCCGTCGGCACCTGCAACATGGACGTACGGAGCCTCGAGATAAATTTTGAGACGCAGCTCTTCATCTACGACGCGGAAACGGCGCGGAAATTCGAGCTTCAGTTCGAGAAGGACATGGAGGATTGCCGCGAGCTTCGCGCCGATGAGTGGGAAAAGCGCCCCTTCTATCAGAAGCTGCTTGAATCCTTCGGGCGCCTCTATTCGGCTCAGATCTGA
- the rpmG gene encoding 50S ribosomal protein L33 codes for MADIVGLQCTECKRRNYVTLVNKKKATKKLEKKKYCKFCDKRTLHKECK; via the coding sequence ATGGCTGATATCGTCGGTCTTCAGTGCACCGAGTGCAAGCGCCGCAATTATGTGACGCTCGTCAACAAAAAAAAGGCGACAAAAAAGCTGGAAAAGAAAAAATACTGCAAATTCTGTGATAAGCGAACCTTGCACAAAGAATGCAAATAG
- the rplA gene encoding 50S ribosomal protein L1, giving the protein MSKKSKRYKALLEKVDLTKQYTLSEAIALAKECATAKFDESLELHVRLGVDPRHADQQVRSTIVLPFGTGHTKKVAVLALGEKQKEAQDAGADIVGGEDLVAEIQNGRLDFDAVIATPDIMKAAGRLGKVLGPRGLMPSAKTNTVTFDVAGAVKEIKAGRVEFRVDKTAITHNAVGKASFPVENLLGNVKALLRAILKARPAAVKGTYVKSITIAATMGVGIMVDPVSAQKDAAAE; this is encoded by the coding sequence ATGTCAAAAAAAAGCAAGCGTTATAAGGCGTTACTCGAAAAAGTAGATCTCACGAAGCAATATACGCTCTCAGAGGCTATCGCCCTCGCGAAGGAATGCGCGACGGCTAAATTCGACGAAAGCCTCGAGCTCCATGTTCGTCTGGGCGTTGATCCCCGTCATGCAGACCAGCAGGTTCGCAGCACAATAGTCCTTCCCTTCGGCACCGGCCACACGAAGAAGGTAGCGGTCCTTGCACTCGGCGAGAAGCAGAAGGAAGCTCAGGATGCTGGCGCGGACATCGTCGGCGGCGAAGATTTGGTAGCTGAGATCCAGAACGGCAGACTTGATTTTGATGCGGTAATCGCCACACCGGATATCATGAAGGCGGCAGGACGTCTCGGCAAAGTCCTCGGGCCGCGCGGCCTCATGCCGAGCGCCAAGACGAATACCGTCACATTCGATGTTGCCGGCGCCGTCAAAGAAATCAAAGCCGGCCGCGTAGAGTTTCGCGTCGACAAAACCGCTATCACGCACAACGCGGTCGGAAAAGCCTCATTCCCCGTCGAGAACCTCCTCGGCAACGTCAAGGCCCTTCTCCGCGCGATACTCAAAGCTCGCCCGGCAGCGGTAAAGGGCACATACGTCAAGAGCATAACGATCGCGGCGACGATGGGCGTCGGCATAATGGTCGACCCTGTCTCGGCGCAGAAAGACGCCGCGGCCGAATAG
- the nusG gene encoding transcription termination/antitermination protein NusG, whose protein sequence is MSDLFGNTQERRWYIVQTYSGYEKKVKANLDQRIATMRMEDKIFRVLVPEEDTEKKKDGKTKHVKKKLFPCYVLVEMILEEDSWYAVRHTPGVTGFVGSGNHPIPLSPKEVEDIMRKLCKEAKPKVEVDFNVGEIVQMKSGPFEGQSGPVVAIDADKARIKVRVTFFGRETDVEADYSDLERV, encoded by the coding sequence ATGAGCGATTTATTTGGAAACACACAAGAACGCCGCTGGTATATAGTACAGACGTATTCGGGGTACGAAAAAAAGGTCAAGGCGAACCTCGACCAACGTATCGCGACTATGCGTATGGAGGATAAAATCTTCCGCGTTCTCGTGCCCGAAGAAGACACCGAGAAAAAGAAAGACGGAAAAACCAAGCATGTCAAGAAAAAGCTCTTTCCATGCTATGTCCTTGTCGAGATGATACTTGAAGAAGATTCCTGGTATGCAGTCCGCCACACGCCGGGAGTGACCGGCTTCGTCGGCTCCGGAAACCATCCGATCCCCCTTTCTCCGAAGGAAGTCGAAGACATCATGCGGAAGCTCTGCAAAGAAGCGAAGCCGAAGGTGGAAGTGGATTTCAACGTCGGAGAGATAGTGCAGATGAAATCCGGCCCCTTCGAAGGGCAGAGCGGCCCCGTCGTAGCGATAGACGCCGATAAGGCAAGGATAAAGGTCAGGGTCACTTTCTTCGGCAGAGAAACGGACGTGGAGGCGGACTACAGCGACCTGGAAAGGGTTTAG
- a CDS encoding methylated-DNA--[protein]-cysteine S-methyltransferase, translated as MKHYAEYYFDGVGRLTLGEEDGSLTDLHFEKSSARARGEFAIKETELLAEARRELEEYFRGERRAFDLPLAPRGTPFQLRCWSALLRIPYGETAAYRDIALAVGSPKAFRAVGMANNRNPIAIIIPCHRVVGADGSLVGFGGGLEVKEFLLGLEAKYRWGRP; from the coding sequence GTGAAGCATTATGCCGAATACTATTTTGACGGCGTCGGCAGGCTGACGCTCGGGGAAGAGGATGGCAGCCTGACCGACCTGCACTTTGAAAAAAGCTCCGCGCGGGCGCGCGGAGAGTTCGCTATTAAGGAGACGGAGCTGCTCGCCGAAGCGCGCAGAGAGCTTGAAGAATATTTCCGCGGAGAGCGCAGGGCCTTCGATCTGCCGCTCGCGCCGCGAGGGACGCCGTTTCAGCTGCGCTGCTGGAGCGCGCTGCTCAGGATCCCTTACGGCGAGACGGCGGCTTACCGCGACATAGCGCTCGCTGTGGGGTCGCCGAAGGCTTTTCGCGCCGTGGGGATGGCGAACAACAGGAATCCTATCGCGATCATAATTCCCTGCCACAGAGTCGTAGGAGCGGACGGAAGTCTCGTCGGCTTCGGCGGCGGGCTCGAAGTAAAGGAATTTCTTCTCGGGCTCGAAGCGAAGTATCGCTGGGGTAGGCCTTAA
- the rplK gene encoding 50S ribosomal protein L11: MAKKVVGELKLQLPAGKATPAPPVGPALGQRGINIMEFVKAFNAKTADQVGMIIPVIITVYADRSFTFVLKTPPASVLIKKASGKDKGSAVPNKEKVGKLTKKQVQDIAALKMPDLNANDIETAMKMIEGTARSMGIEIVR, translated from the coding sequence ATGGCTAAGAAGGTAGTTGGGGAGCTTAAACTTCAGCTCCCCGCAGGAAAGGCCACGCCGGCGCCGCCAGTAGGACCGGCGCTCGGCCAGCGCGGAATCAACATTATGGAGTTCGTCAAGGCGTTCAACGCCAAGACGGCAGATCAGGTCGGCATGATAATCCCGGTCATCATCACCGTTTACGCCGACCGCAGCTTCACCTTCGTACTGAAGACGCCGCCGGCGAGCGTACTTATCAAAAAGGCTTCGGGCAAAGATAAGGGCTCGGCGGTCCCGAACAAGGAGAAGGTCGGCAAGCTGACGAAAAAACAGGTGCAGGACATCGCAGCTCTCAAGATGCCCGACCTCAACGCCAACGACATCGAAACGGCAATGAAGATGATCGAAGGCACGGCGCGCTCGATGGGAATCGAAATAGTCCGCTGA